CTCACTACCGACAAACTGAACTTTCAGCGTCACGCCAAATACCGCTTTGAGCGCCGTGCAGACGGCATTTTTGAACTGGAACTGCCCGGCGACGCCTTGCAGCACGGCACTTATGTGGAGTTGCGGCTGGTTCCCGCGCAAGCGCAGGATGCGCAGCACCCCGGCAAGGCCCTCAAGCGTGTGCCAGCCTTTGCCAACTGGGTGGAACAGAACGCGGCAGTACCGGAGCAATGGTGCGCCCGCTTGTGGCTGCCGGATGAACCCTACCGCTTCAAGCATCGCCGCCCTGCCCGTCAGGCCTTTCCCCGTATTTACGAGGCCCATGTGGGCATGGCGCAATCCGCGCAGGCGCACAAGGGCGACAGCGTAGGCAGCTATGCAGATTTTTGCCGAGACATCCTGCCCCGCATCAAGGCTTGCGGCTACACGGCGGTGCAGCTCATGGGCATACTGGAGCACCCGCTGTACAAATCATTCGGCTATCAGGTGAGCAGCTATTTTGCGCCGTCCTCGCGTTACGGCACCCCGGACGGCTTTAAGGAGCTTGTGGACACCGCGCACGGCCTGGGGCTTGCGGTGATACTAGATGTGCCCCACGGCCACGCCAGCGCCAACACGGAGCAAGGGCTGGCGCAGTACGATGGCAGCAGGTACTTTTTTACCGGGCAGCAAAACCAGTGGGGAACGCCATCCTTTGATTTCAGCCAGGAGGCAACGCGGCGTTTTCTGCTCTCCAACTGCCGCTACTGGCTGGAAGAATTCCGCGTGGACGGCTTCCGCTTTGATGCCGTGGGCAACATGCTCTATGCGGATTTTGGCGAGGATGACGATTTTTCTCACGTGGGTCGCTGCTTTTACGGCAAAAACGGCCTGCCCCGCGCCGATGTGAACGGGGAGCTGTATCTCAATCTTGCCAATGCCCTCACGCACGAGCTTGCCCCATCAGCCATGACCATTGCCGAAGAATTCTCCGGCATGCCGGGGCTGACCTGCCCGCCCGAGCAAGGCGGCCTTGGCTTTGATTACCGCTTCGCCATGGGTATTCCCGATTACTGGGCCAAGTGCATTGAAGAGCCGCGCGACATGGGCAGCCTGTGGTATGAAATGACCAACCATCGGCCCTACGACCGCACAATCAGCTATGTGGAATGCCACGACCAGCACATCAACGGCAGCGATGCCATGATCTGGCGGTTGCTGGGCGATGCCATGTACGGTCATATGGGCAACAAGGCCGAGAGCTGGAACATATCGC
The Desulfovibrio sp. genome window above contains:
- a CDS encoding alpha-amylase family glycosyl hydrolase, which gives rise to MPSASPGSPLDDPALEQYRPFLQYRTQAYTAEIERIRTLYGSLRAYAGQHLTFGAHRQSTPAGSVWRWREYMPNAESLWLTTDKLNFQRHAKYRFERRADGIFELELPGDALQHGTYVELRLVPAQAQDAQHPGKALKRVPAFANWVEQNAAVPEQWCARLWLPDEPYRFKHRRPARQAFPRIYEAHVGMAQSAQAHKGDSVGSYADFCRDILPRIKACGYTAVQLMGILEHPLYKSFGYQVSSYFAPSSRYGTPDGFKELVDTAHGLGLAVILDVPHGHASANTEQGLAQYDGSRYFFTGQQNQWGTPSFDFSQEATRRFLLSNCRYWLEEFRVDGFRFDAVGNMLYADFGEDDDFSHVGRCFYGKNGLPRADVNGELYLNLANALTHELAPSAMTIAEEFSGMPGLTCPPEQGGLGFDYRFAMGIPDYWAKCIEEPRDMGSLWYEMTNHRPYDRTISYVECHDQHINGSDAMIWRLLGDAMYGHMGNKAESWNISRGLAFYRLMRLITLATADAGYLNFMGCEFGHPEWLDAEKHAHRQWRLADDPGLKYHSLASWDRQMLALVQSHLEDFAQPPMFRFIHEEKRLLAFERGQLLFAFNFHELEAQKSLRFAVSPGKYAELLSSDEIRFAGHGNLAVKSPPTEHFTAPLPGRYEGDITLYLPPLVGLVLKNAK